GTGGATTCCAGCCTGTTTCATAGGGAAAGGTGGTTTCTTCTTCACTGAACAGAGATGAAATGGAAACCCTGGCGCTGTTGAGATCGGCAACGGCAACTCTCCCGTCCGGGTGAATATCAATCGCAATCATGTTCTGGTACTCACCCGGTCCGCGTCCCCTGCCACCACGCGTTTCCAGGTGATTCCCCTCCGAGTCAAAGTGGTTGATCGTATTCAGCGAGCGGTCGAGTATTACTAGGCTGCCATCCAGGAGCACGCCGGCAACCGACGGATTGGGAATCAGGTCCGGGGCTTCAATACTCCAGCGATTGATCTGCTCTAGCGCAACGGGGGCACTCTTATCTGACACACTTTCCGCATCCCCTCCAGTGCAGGATAGCAATCCTGCCGCCACTGCGGTTAACAAACATAAAGCCCAAAGATTCAATCCTTGCATTATTTTAATCCCTCATTCCTGTTTCTGCTCATCTTACCGCCCAGACAATGTAGGGATTCCCGTTATAAAATCAACATTTACCCACTTCATTTCGGTTTTCTTAGGCAATCAGCTTTCAGCTATCCGCCGTCAGCTTTTTCGACTTTATACCTGAACATTGAGCATTGATCGGTTGTGCGGTTGAACATTCCTCCCCTCCGCGTGCTCCGCGCCTTGGCGGTGAAATCATTCTGATATCAAATCGAAATTCAGCTGACCCTGCATCAGCTTAAAATGCTTATCGAGGCTGAACAGGGTGATTTTTTCATCGATAACCTGCTGCAAAATGATCAGATCCGGTATCCCGACTTTATTGATCCCGTTTTTCAAATTCATCAGCTGGTAGCCGCGAACAATGTCCCAGTCAACGTTTAGCGGAATCATCTCTATGGCCTGCAACCCCTCAAGAAGTTCTGTTTCGATTTTTAGCAGCAACGCCGGAGCCAGTTCGGTCAGGATCAGTTCATTGATGCACGCCAGGTCTTCCACAATTAGACGGTCCAGCTTATCGAATCCGCCGGACTTGAAATACTCAATCCATACCGAGCTGTCGACCAGCACCCTGTACCTTGACATCAGCTCCGGTCTCTGAGGGTATCCAGGTCAATATCCAGGTCCACGGTTCCCTTCCTGGCAATCAGCCGTTTCCGTTTAACGCGGTCAATTTCAGCCTGAAGTGCATCCTTGATCAACTGGCTCTTCGTTTTTGCACCCGTTGCCTTCATGGCTTCGTCCATTAATTTCTTGGGTATGTCCAATGTGGTTCTCATATAAAAGTATGTATTCATGCATGATTATACATGCATTTTACGTTTTGCAATGCTGAAAGTCAACCTATCAAGCCCTCACCTTTTGGTGAAAAAAAGCTCTTTATACAGATTTAAAGAACTGATAAATCAACCGCAGCGGCCGCGGAGGAGGCGCTGTGCACGCGGTGACGACCGCCGGTCTGTTTCAAGCATACAGCTGTCAGCCATCAGCTTTTTTTTATGAATCCACACTTGATCATTGTGCGGTTACTCAGTTGCGCGGTTGATTATTTCTCTTCTCCGTGCCCTCCGTGGCATTCCCCCCTCCGCGCTCTCCGTGCCTCCGCGGTGCAACACCTCTTATTTACCACATTATTTGACTTCCTGAACGAAGAATCCCAAATTCTTTTTTATTTAAATAGAAATAACGACTAACCATTCAAACCGATCCTGCACATGGCCGACCAGTACATCCTCGCCCTCGACCAGGGAACCACCAGCTCACGGGCAATCGTATTCGACAAAAAGGGAAGCATTGTCAACGTTGCCCAGAAAGAGTTCAAACAGCACTACCCGAAGGCAGGATGGGTGGAACATGACGGCAACGAGATCTGGAGCACCCAGGCCGGGGTGGCTGCCGAGGCGATTACCGGAGCGGGACTCAACGGCACCAACATCGCCGCCATCGGCATTACCAACCAGCGCGAAACCACCCTGATCTGGGACCGCAAGACGGGCAAGCCTGTCTACCACGCCATTGTCTGGCAGGATCGCCGTACTTCCGACTACTGCGACAAGCTGAAAAAGCAGGACGGACTGATCGAAAAGGTCCAGCAGAAAACCGGGCTGATTCTCGACTCCTATTTCTCCGCCACCAAGATCAAATGGATTCTGGATAACGTGGAGGGCGTTCGTGAACGAGCCGAAAAGGGCGAGCTGGCTTTTGGCACCATGGACACATGGATCATCTGGAATTTTACCCGGGGCGAGCACCACATCACCGACGTGACCAACGCTTCCCGCACCATGATTTACAACATCCACGACCTGGAGTGGGACCAGGAACTGCTGGAGCTGTTTGATATCCCCGAAAGCCTGCTGCCGGACGTAAAGCAGTCGAGCGAGGTATACGGAGAAACCAAGACCACGATTTTCGCCTCAAAAGTGCCCATTGCGGGCATTGCGGGTGATCAGCAGGCCGCCCTGTTTGGTCAGCGCTGTATCGAAAAAGGCATGGTGAAGAACACCTACGGCACCGGCTGCTTTATGATTATGAATACCGGTGAAAAAACCATCAAATCTGAGAACAACCTGCTCACCACGATCGGCTGGCAGGTGGACGGCAAGGTGACCTACGCCCTGGAAGGAAGCATTTTCATCGCGGGAGCCGTGGTGCAGTGGCTTCGCGATGAACTGGGCATTATCCGCAAATCGGCCGACGTGGAAAAGCTGGCCGCATCGGTGGATGACAATGACGGTGTGTATCTCGTACCGGCCTTCGCGGGCCTGGGCGCCCCGCATTGGGACCAGCACGCACGCGGCACCATGGTTGGCCTCACACGAGGATCCAACTCCGGCCACATCGCACGGGCCGCCCTCGAGGGCATCGCCTACCAGGTGATGGATGTGCTGAAAGCGATGGAGGCCGACTCCGGGATCGATATTCAGGAACTGCGTGTGGACGGGGGCGCAACTGCCAATAACCTGCTGATGCAGTTTCAGTCGGATATTCTGCAGTCACCCGTGATTCGTCCCAAGACCCTGGAAACCACCGCACTCGGCGCCGCCTACCTGGCCGGACTGGCCGTCGGCTACTGGAAAGACCATGAGGAGATCAATGATCAGTGGCAGGTGGACCGCAAATTTGAAGCAGAGATGGATCGCAGCCATGCCGAAGACCTGATCGCCGGCTGGGACCGCGCACTCAAAGCCGCCAAAGCATGGTCCGGGGAAAGATAGGGTTCACCCCTCCTGCGTGTAAAGAAATACTACGGAGGGCAGGCACAAAGACGAAAGTACGCGGAGGAATTAAGTTTAAAGCCACACTAGCTTTGAAAGCCCAAAATCCAAATAACAAATTCCAAATTCCCGCATAGCGATCCTTTCGGGGCAAACAACTGACAACTGACAACGGACCACTAACAACCTACAAGCTGACAGCTGATGCCTGATAGCTGACAGCTCCCAACAATCAACCACTAACCACCACCAACAATCCAATTTCATGCAACGACAACGAATGCTCGACCAGGCAAAGAACAAACCCGGATATTTTGACGTGATTATCATTGGAGGGGGCGCAACGGGCCTGGGTGCGGCCGTGGATTCGGCCAGCCGGGGCTACAGCACGCTTCTGCTGGAGCAGCACGACTTTGCCAAGGGAACGTCAAGCCGGTCCACCAAGCTGGTGCACGGCGGGGTTCGATATCTGCAGCAGGGCAATGTTACGCTCGTACTGGAAGCCCTGCGAGAGCGCGGACTGCTTATCCAGAACGCCCCTCACCTGGTGCGGAATCAATCGTTCATCGTACCCAACTACGACTGGTGGGAAGGGCCGTTTTACGGCGTGGGAATGAAAGTGTACGACATGCTCGCCGGCAAGCTGGGGCTGGGTCCGTCAAAGAATCTCTCCCTCAAGGAGACCATAAAGCATCTGCCCACGCTGGAGCAGGAAGGTCTGCGCGGCGGGGTGATCTATTATGACGGGCAGTTCGATGACTCCCGCATGGCCGTGAACCTGGCCCAGACGGCGGCGGAACACGGAGCGCTGCTGGTGAACTATGCAAAAGTGACCGGGCTGATCAAATCCAACAACATGGTGGACGGTGTGGCCGTCAGGGATCAGCTGACCGGGGATGAGTTTGAGCTGAATGCACGGGTTGTGGTCAACGCCACCGGCGTCTTTACCGACAACGTACTGAAGATGGACGATCAGGAAGCCAGAACGATGATCGCCCCCAGCCAGGGCGTTCACCTGGTGATCGACAAGGAGTTTTCGCCGGGCGAGTCGGCCATCATGGTTCCACACACCGATGACGGACGCGTGCTTTTTGCGGTTCCATGGAACGGCAAAATCGTGGTAGGCACCACGGATACGCCGGTTGACGATCCGGATCTGGAGCCGAAAGCCATGGAAGAGGAAATTGATTTTATACTGAAGCACGCCACGCAGTACCTCACCGGAAATCCAACCCGGAAAGATGTTCGAAGCGTGTTTGCGGGACTGCGTCCGCTGGTAAAAGCGGGCGACGGAAAAGACACCGCCTCCCTCTCCCGCGATCATACGCTGATCGTATCCAAATCCGGACTGGTCACCATCACCGGAGGCAAATGGACCACCTACCGGAAAATGGCCCAGGACACCATCGATCAGGCCGCAACGGTAGCCGGACTGAATGTGCAGGAATGCGTCACCGAAAACCTGCGTATCCATGGATGGCTGAAGAACGTAGACAAGGAAGACCCTCTGTACCACTACGGATCAGACCGTGTGGAGATTGAAAAACTGATCAAGGAGAAGCCGGAACTGGGAGAGAAGCTGCATGAACGTCTCCCCTACCTTAAGGCAGAGGTGATCTGGGGTGTTCGAAATGAGATGGCCATGACCGTGGAAGATGTGCTCTCCCGCCGCACGCGTGCACTGCTTCTGGATGCACAGGCAAGCGTGGATGCCGCCCGGGAAGTGGCCGAGCTGATGGCCGGCGAGATGGAGCAGAACGGCGACTGGATCGCGCAGCAGGTGAAAGAGTATGAAGCCCTGGCCGATGCCTATATCCTGAAGTAAAGCCAGGGATATGGGCCGTTCCTACGGCACTTTGATAATGGTGGTGTCAGCTCTAACCCCGGAATTTATTCCGGGGAAAACAAGGTCAACACAAGTAGAGAGTGCCATCGGCACGGATCATGTAGTCCCCGTACCACATAAGATTGCGTTACTTGGTAGCAACCTCCACAGATATCTACCGTACCTGCGGCGCTTGGAGTTGAATCGAATTAAAAAATTACGACAGATACTTCGTTGTTGCCCATAACTAGACTGCCAAAACCCCTGGCCTCACATACTCTGAAGCTATGCCGCAGGAAACGTCACTTCAAAAATTGTACCACCGTCCGGACCCGGTTTCAGCTTATACTCTCCGTCAAGCTGATGCGACAGTGTTTCGATCAGTTTCATTCCAAGAGACGGATTCGGAGGCATATACCCCTCTTCCGCGATACCTACTCCGTCGTCAGTAATGGTCAGAAAGATTGTATTATCCTGCTGACGAAGTGAAACATTCAGCTCACCTTCGCTGAGTCCTACAAATGCATGTTTATAGGCGTTCACCACTCCCTCATTGAGAAGCAACGAGAATGGTATGGCCTGGTTGATATTCATGCTCACATTCTCACACTGAAACGTGTTTTTAATCTCTTTATCCGGATCACTGAACGAATCGGCAATCCCATAAACCAGCTCCTTAATATATTCGGAGACCTGGATATCGGCAAAATTATCGGTTTGATAGAGCTTTTCATGGACAAGGGCTATCGACTGTATCCGAAGCTGACTGTCGCGAAGCACGCTGCGTATCTCTTCATCCTCCACATTCCATACCTGCATCTCGATCAGCCCTGAAATCACGGCCAGATTATTCTTCACCCGATGATGAATTTCAGCCAGGAGAACGTTTTTCTCTTTCAGCGACTCACTGATTTTCTCTTCCGCCTCTTTTTGCATGGAAATATCACTGGCTACATAAATGCAGCTCTCCTCTTCCATCTGATTGGTAAGAAAGGTGTATGAAAGGTTTACAGGAATAATGTCTCCGCGACGCGACACAAATCTCGTTTCTATCGGACCGCCCGATTTACGGTTCGTGGTAACATTCTCTTTGATAGCTTCCCTCTCTTCTCCTGCCAGCAGATGCCAGAAACTGTCACCCGTGAGCTCTTCCGGATCAAAGCCGAGTTTTTCACCAACGGCTCTGTTCACCATTTTGATATTCCCTTCACGATCGGTTACAATCAGCATCTCACCCATCGACTGGATGATATTGTTCACATAGGATCGCGAAACCATGCTTTGACTCAGATTTTCAGCCATCTTGTTGAATGTGTCGGCCAAATTAGCCAGCTCATCCTTTGTTGTCAGCTCAATTCTCCTCGACAGGTCTCCGTCTCCCAGCTCTTTGGCAGTGATGGTAAGCTTTTTAATAGGCCTGGATATAGATCTGTAAACAAGCAGGGCGAGCAAAAGTGCTATAATAAAAGCCAGCGCAGAATAAAAAACGATGTTCCGTACCGTGGTTGCCGCAACCTCCTGCAGGTTATCGAGCTGAAGGTCTACCCGCTCGTAGTACGCCGATCTGAGCTGAAGCAGTATCGGAAGAAGTGTATTCCTGAAATAGGGTTCTATGGTAACATTGAACATCTCATCTCCGAAAGATGCCTCTCTTTCCAGATCGAACATTTCTCTTATCAGAGTATCGTAATAGGAAAACGACTGCTGAAGCGAGTCGGTCAGGCTGATAATCTCCTGCTGCATTCCGATTTCACCACTGTCTGTACGCGAGGTATCTATTCCTTCTGAGGAAAGCTCCCTGAGCTCACTTTCAAAGTTGTTCAGGCTGTGAATGGCGATCTCTTCCGACTGCCGTATTTGTGCCGCAACAGAAAGGGATTGATCACCGGCCCGCTGCTTGCCCCTCTCTGTGAGGTAGTTTCTCGTGTAGAGAAGTGAATTCTGAAGCTGCACAGACATCTCAGTGAGCTTCTGGAGCTGTACGGCGGTACTGCTGCTTTCCCTGATCAGATCGTTCTTGATCTCATTGCTGAGGTAGTACGACAACCCGCCTGTAATGAGCACAAGAAGAGCTACGGTCAGAAAGCTCAGGAGTAATTTTGTACCGATTCTCATGGAGTCGATGATATTGATATTTCCTTTCTCTCCCCGATTAACCAACAGTCACTAGGCTGAATGTACAAACTTTCGGATACATCTGTCTGCTAATCTGATATTTTAGCCTTTAAAGTGTTTTTAAGGGGTATAAGAGGCATATTCACCCCTTTAGAAGCTCAAAAATGTATCAGACGGCAGGCATTTTGGCTTCGGTTAATACGAAAGAATCTCTCCTATTTTATTCGATATCTTCTCAACGGAAGGCAACACGTGATTCATCAGGCCCACATTATAAGGCATCGGGATATCGGGCATCGTCAGCCTCTGAACGGGTGCATCCAGGTGGCGGAACTGCGTGTCGGAGATGTCGGACGATATTTCCGAACCGAACCCTGCCGTTCGGGTATCTTCATGCACAATAAGACACTTGTTGGTCTTGCTAACTGACTCATAGACCATCTCACGGTCCCACGGAATAATGGTCCGAAGGTCGATGATATCGGCTGAAACACCCGTCTCTTCGGCCGCCTGCTCGCATCGTTCGCACATGGCACCCCATGTGATGATGGTCAGCTCATCACCCTCACGCAGTTTTCGGGCTTTCCCGAAAGGCACTATAAACTCATCACCCGGGTACGGCTTGCGCGCATATTTGGAGTCGAGCAGGTTTCGGTGTTCAAAAAAGATGGTCGGATTATTGCTACGCATGGCTGATCTCAGTAAACCAACCGCATCTTCCGCGTTTGATGGATAGGCGATCTGCCAGCCAACGATGTGTGCAAAAAAGACCTCATTCGATTCACTGTGCCACGGATCCCCGCACTTTGCAAAACCGCCCGGCATCCGAACCACCATGGGAGCGGCAAAGCGGTTGGCAGTGCGCCATCGCGTGGTGCCCGTATTTTTGATCTGCTCGGTTGCGGGATCGGCATACTTGCGAAACTGAATCTCGGCAACAGGCATCAATCCCGCATAGGCCATTCCTACCGCCCGCCCGATAATCCCCTCCTCTGAGAGGCTGGTATCAAACACTCGCTGGTCTCCGTATGAGGTTTGAAGGCCCATTGTTGCCGCATGCACGCCGCCTTTTGCACCTACATCCTCACCGAAAACGACCAGTCTATCGTTCAGCTCCAGCTCTTTATCGAGGGTTCTGCGAACTCCTTCCACAATATTGATGCGTTGTTTTTCCGAAACCGGTTCTTCCGATCCCTTCGGCGTTTCGACCCCTTCCGGCAACAGCCCCCCAATCAGCTGAAGTTCTCCGGTATCCTCAAAAAAGACATACTTTTTTATGTTTTCCTTTTCGGGATCGGATCGATTCCATGCGTCCTCAGAGGCCTTGCGTGCCGTTTTGCGATTCTTCTCCGCCATCTCCTCCCACTCCTCTTCGGAAACCGTATCAGGTACCAAAAACGATTTTAGCTTGTTTAGCGGGTCGTTTTGTTGCTCTTCCTCAATTTCTGATTCCTCCTTGTATGATTGGTTATCCTGGTAAGAGTGCCCGTTCAGGCGCGGTACTGTCAGGCGGATAAGAGCCGGTCCTTTTCTGCCGCGTACGTACTGTACCGACTGTCCGATCAGCTTTGCAGCTTCCTCCGGGTCGGTACCGTCGCCGTCAAAAATGCGGAGGTTTTTGAAAGAGTAGAGGTTGTTGGCAATATTGGCTCCCGGAGTCTGGAATTCGCTGCTGACTGAAATGCCGTAGCCGTTATCCTCTATAAAAAACAGAACGGGCAAATTCATCGTAGTCGCCATGGTGAGGCACGACCAGAACCCATTGGTTGCCACAGAACCGTCACCGCCCAGGATCACGGAAATGGCTTCCGAATACTCATCCTGTTCTAGTACGTTCTTCCGGTATTCAATGGCCTGAGCCCAGCCGGCAGCCGGCGTGTACTGCGAGCCTACATCCCCGGCCATGGGCAGCACCTTCACCCCGTCACGGTCGGGACGGTTGCATACCACTCCGATATCGCGTCCGTCGCTGTAGCCGCCTGACTTTGCCATACCGGACGCAAGGGCGTCTTCCGGAGTAAGCCCCAAAGTGAGCATCAGCGGACGCGACCTGTAGTATGCACTGGCTGCATCGTTTGGATCGTTGAGGTGCATACCCAGCAGGATCTGAGCCAGCTCATGTCCGCGTGCGGAGAACTGATAAAGAATCTTTTTTGCGGGTACCAGTTCACTCTCTTCCAGGTCGTCTATAGCGCGCGACAGCAGCATCAAATCGGCTGCTTGTTTCCAGTTTATATTGATCTGACCGCTTTTACTTTTTTTGCTCATTCTCTAATAAACTTCCTTTTTTTGGGCCGTACACCTTCTTAAAGCTGTTTTTAAAATGATCCATTTCACTCTCTCTGCCAATGGTAATCCTCACACAGTTTGGCAAACCAAAGGCATTGATCCGGCGCAAAATAACACCCTTTTTCAACATTCCCTGTGTAAAATCAACCGCCTCCCGCTCTGAATCAAGAATCATCATCACAGAGTTTGATACCGATCGAACGTATTCCACATCGTTCATATCAAAAAACCCGTAGAGATCTTCTTTGCCCTTCTCCACCAGTTCAACACTTTTTCTTAAAAAATCGAAATCCCCGTATGCGGCAAGAGCAGCTGCCTGCGCCGCCGCCGTGGGCTCAAAGGTCAGTTTTGCCTTGATCATCTCCCGGATCACATCCGGATGCGCTATTGCATAACCAATCCGTAATCCGGCCAATCCATATGCTTTTGAAAACGTGCGGAGAATCACCACGTTTTCCTTTCGGTACTCCATGGCCGGCAGAAAGTCCGGATACCCTTTCGCATACTCATAGTACGCTTCATCGGCTATCAGCAGTACATTATCCGGAATGCCGTCAACCAGTTTTCTGTATTCTTCAGCGGCAAGGATGGTACCTGTGGGATTATTGGGGTTGGCCAGGTACACCATTTTGGTTTGTGAATCGATTGCGTTCAGCATCGCATCCACATCAAAACCGTAACCGGTTGTTACAGGCACTTTTTTAAGCTCAATACCCCGAACGCCGGTCTGTACAAAGAAGCCTACAAAGGTTACATTGGATGTGACGGCATTGTCGCCGTTTTTAAAAAACGTTCTGCAAAGGATGGAAATAAT
Above is a genomic segment from Rhodohalobacter mucosus containing:
- a CDS encoding alpha-ketoacid dehydrogenase subunit alpha/beta; the encoded protein is MSKKSKSGQININWKQAADLMLLSRAIDDLEESELVPAKKILYQFSARGHELAQILLGMHLNDPNDAASAYYRSRPLMLTLGLTPEDALASGMAKSGGYSDGRDIGVVCNRPDRDGVKVLPMAGDVGSQYTPAAGWAQAIEYRKNVLEQDEYSEAISVILGGDGSVATNGFWSCLTMATTMNLPVLFFIEDNGYGISVSSEFQTPGANIANNLYSFKNLRIFDGDGTDPEEAAKLIGQSVQYVRGRKGPALIRLTVPRLNGHSYQDNQSYKEESEIEEEQQNDPLNKLKSFLVPDTVSEEEWEEMAEKNRKTARKASEDAWNRSDPEKENIKKYVFFEDTGELQLIGGLLPEGVETPKGSEEPVSEKQRINIVEGVRRTLDKELELNDRLVVFGEDVGAKGGVHAATMGLQTSYGDQRVFDTSLSEEGIIGRAVGMAYAGLMPVAEIQFRKYADPATEQIKNTGTTRWRTANRFAAPMVVRMPGGFAKCGDPWHSESNEVFFAHIVGWQIAYPSNAEDAVGLLRSAMRSNNPTIFFEHRNLLDSKYARKPYPGDEFIVPFGKARKLREGDELTIITWGAMCERCEQAAEETGVSADIIDLRTIIPWDREMVYESVSKTNKCLIVHEDTRTAGFGSEISSDISDTQFRHLDAPVQRLTMPDIPMPYNVGLMNHVLPSVEKISNKIGEILSY
- a CDS encoding sensor histidine kinase; its protein translation is MVNRGEKGNINIIDSMRIGTKLLLSFLTVALLVLITGGLSYYLSNEIKNDLIRESSSTAVQLQKLTEMSVQLQNSLLYTRNYLTERGKQRAGDQSLSVAAQIRQSEEIAIHSLNNFESELRELSSEGIDTSRTDSGEIGMQQEIISLTDSLQQSFSYYDTLIREMFDLEREASFGDEMFNVTIEPYFRNTLLPILLQLRSAYYERVDLQLDNLQEVAATTVRNIVFYSALAFIIALLLALLVYRSISRPIKKLTITAKELGDGDLSRRIELTTKDELANLADTFNKMAENLSQSMVSRSYVNNIIQSMGEMLIVTDREGNIKMVNRAVGEKLGFDPEELTGDSFWHLLAGEEREAIKENVTTNRKSGGPIETRFVSRRGDIIPVNLSYTFLTNQMEEESCIYVASDISMQKEAEEKISESLKEKNVLLAEIHHRVKNNLAVISGLIEMQVWNVEDEEIRSVLRDSQLRIQSIALVHEKLYQTDNFADIQVSEYIKELVYGIADSFSDPDKEIKNTFQCENVSMNINQAIPFSLLLNEGVVNAYKHAFVGLSEGELNVSLRQQDNTIFLTITDDGVGIAEEGYMPPNPSLGMKLIETLSHQLDGEYKLKPGPDGGTIFEVTFPAA
- the hisC gene encoding histidinol-phosphate transaminase; its protein translation is MNISEIVPENIKKLKPYVAGKTIAEVRNEYHPDSISKLASNENRLGCSPAVKPAVIDALESIQDYPDPIAEKLRTAIAEQNHVKPEEILLAAGSESIISILCRTFFKNGDNAVTSNVTFVGFFVQTGVRGIELKKVPVTTGYGFDVDAMLNAIDSQTKMVYLANPNNPTGTILAAEEYRKLVDGIPDNVLLIADEAYYEYAKGYPDFLPAMEYRKENVVILRTFSKAYGLAGLRIGYAIAHPDVIREMIKAKLTFEPTAAAQAAALAAYGDFDFLRKSVELVEKGKEDLYGFFDMNDVEYVRSVSNSVMMILDSEREAVDFTQGMLKKGVILRRINAFGLPNCVRITIGRESEMDHFKNSFKKVYGPKKGSLLENEQKK
- a CDS encoding type II toxin-antitoxin system VapB family antitoxin, which gives rise to MRTTLDIPKKLMDEAMKATGAKTKSQLIKDALQAEIDRVKRKRLIARKGTVDLDIDLDTLRDRS
- a CDS encoding glycerol-3-phosphate dehydrogenase/oxidase, which translates into the protein MQRQRMLDQAKNKPGYFDVIIIGGGATGLGAAVDSASRGYSTLLLEQHDFAKGTSSRSTKLVHGGVRYLQQGNVTLVLEALRERGLLIQNAPHLVRNQSFIVPNYDWWEGPFYGVGMKVYDMLAGKLGLGPSKNLSLKETIKHLPTLEQEGLRGGVIYYDGQFDDSRMAVNLAQTAAEHGALLVNYAKVTGLIKSNNMVDGVAVRDQLTGDEFELNARVVVNATGVFTDNVLKMDDQEARTMIAPSQGVHLVIDKEFSPGESAIMVPHTDDGRVLFAVPWNGKIVVGTTDTPVDDPDLEPKAMEEEIDFILKHATQYLTGNPTRKDVRSVFAGLRPLVKAGDGKDTASLSRDHTLIVSKSGLVTITGGKWTTYRKMAQDTIDQAATVAGLNVQECVTENLRIHGWLKNVDKEDPLYHYGSDRVEIEKLIKEKPELGEKLHERLPYLKAEVIWGVRNEMAMTVEDVLSRRTRALLLDAQASVDAAREVAELMAGEMEQNGDWIAQQVKEYEALADAYILK
- a CDS encoding PIN domain-containing protein produces the protein MSRYRVLVDSSVWIEYFKSGGFDKLDRLIVEDLACINELILTELAPALLLKIETELLEGLQAIEMIPLNVDWDIVRGYQLMNLKNGINKVGIPDLIILQQVIDEKITLFSLDKHFKLMQGQLNFDLISE
- the glpK gene encoding glycerol kinase GlpK, which gives rise to MADQYILALDQGTTSSRAIVFDKKGSIVNVAQKEFKQHYPKAGWVEHDGNEIWSTQAGVAAEAITGAGLNGTNIAAIGITNQRETTLIWDRKTGKPVYHAIVWQDRRTSDYCDKLKKQDGLIEKVQQKTGLILDSYFSATKIKWILDNVEGVRERAEKGELAFGTMDTWIIWNFTRGEHHITDVTNASRTMIYNIHDLEWDQELLELFDIPESLLPDVKQSSEVYGETKTTIFASKVPIAGIAGDQQAALFGQRCIEKGMVKNTYGTGCFMIMNTGEKTIKSENNLLTTIGWQVDGKVTYALEGSIFIAGAVVQWLRDELGIIRKSADVEKLAASVDDNDGVYLVPAFAGLGAPHWDQHARGTMVGLTRGSNSGHIARAALEGIAYQVMDVLKAMEADSGIDIQELRVDGGATANNLLMQFQSDILQSPVIRPKTLETTALGAAYLAGLAVGYWKDHEEINDQWQVDRKFEAEMDRSHAEDLIAGWDRALKAAKAWSGER